One segment of Pelecanus crispus isolate bPelCri1 chromosome 2, bPelCri1.pri, whole genome shotgun sequence DNA contains the following:
- the GASK1A gene encoding Golgi-associated kinase 1A, with protein MKPFKEYTACARYLIALISPVIGFALGTCRQGGNGHEEYVQAVPRVTTCREAERSQLRASLLVRSARLQPAARRIRPLYMPDLLEHKLFDHEEFIAHEVIVYVSTADTAQRPWRRTGLKPPTPAALGVLLALALLALARLPPSLDRSPNLPPASSPPGPRREAVAPLSGGRARSEKPPVPPAHLRRDQRPGRGRRRRRGVVGDAPLWLSDDDLQKMQLLASGRVVSKTRVPAHGQVLRVGLRAVGDAEGDTSPVSPESDCWAGRCGLIKRPGDLYEVLAFHLDRVLGLNRSLPAVARRFTSRLLPYSYTDGSPRPIIWWAPDLQHLKDANNDQNSCALGWLQYQEMLRPCGLTPAAGDGPCSSIPRGEWSRLALFDFLLQVHDRLDRYCCGFQPDPSEPCVEERLHEKCRNPAELVLVHILVRRSAPSRLVFIDNAGRPQHPEEKLNFRLLQGIDSFPAAAVATLRSGKLQSLLLESLRVDQELWESQGGAEGLRPLLQTIDRRARILLRYIQEHNLTVFRDSPC; from the exons ATGAAGCCTTTCAAAGAGTACACAGCCTGTGCCAGGTACCTG ATTGCTTTGATTTCACCCGTAATTGGGTTTGCTCTGGGCACCTGTAGGCAGGGCGGCAACGGTCATGAGGAATACGTTCAGGCTGTGCC GAGGGTGACCACttgcagagaggcagagagatCTCAGCTGCGAGCTTCGCTGTTAGTACGGAGTGCGCGCTTGCAGCCGGCTGCTCGTCGGATCCGGCCGCTGTACATGCCCGACCTGCTGGAGCA CAAACTATTTGACCATGAAGAATTCATTGCCCATGAGGTGATCGTGTATGTCAGTACTGCAGACACG GCCCAGCGACCGTGGCGAAGGACGGGGCTGaagccccccaccccggcagcCCTCGGGGTGCTGCtagccctggccctgctggccCTTGCCCGCCTGCCCCCGTCGCTGGACCGCTCCCCCAACCTGCCACCAGCATCGTCCCCGCCAGGCCCCCGGCGGGAGGCGGTTGCCCCCCTATCTGGGGGACGAGCCCGCAGCGAAaagccccccgtgccccccgctcATTTGCGGCGGGACCAGCGCcccggccggggcaggaggcggcggcggggggtggtgggggacGCTCCCCTGTGGCTCTCCGATGACGACCTCCAAAAGATGCAGCTGCTGGCCAGCGGGCGGGTGGTCTCCAAAACCCGCGTCCCGGCCCACGGGCAAGTCCTGCGAGTGGGGCTGCGGGCCGTGGGGGACGCCGAGGGGGACACCTCGCCAGTCAGCCCGGAGTCGGACTGCTgggccgggcgctgcgggcTCATCAAGCGCCCCGGGGACCTCTACGAGGTGCTGGCCTTCCacctggacagggtgctggggctgaaccGCAGCCTGCCCGCCGTGGCCCGGCGCTTCACCAGCCGCCTCCTGCCCTACAGCTACACCGACGGCTCCCCACGGCCCATCATCTGGTGGGCGCCCGACCTCCAGCACCTGAAGGACGCCAACAACGACCAGAACTCCTGTGCCCTGGGGTGGCTGCAGTACCAGGAGATGCTGCGGCCCTGCGGACTGACGCCGGCGGCCGGGGAcggcccctgctccagcatcccGCGCGGCGAGTGGAGCCGCCTGGCCCTCTTCGATTTTCTCCTCCAG GTTCACGACCGCCTGGACCGCTACTGCTGTGGGTTTCAGCCTGATCCCTCCGAGCCCTGCGTGGAGGAGAGGCTCCACGAGAAGTGCCGAAATCCGGCGGAGCTGGTCCTGGTCCACATCCTG gTCCGGAGGAGCGCACCGTCCCGCCTGGTGTTCATCGACAATGCGGGCAGGCCACAGCACCCCGAGGAGAAGCTCAACTTCAGGCTCCTGCAAGGCATAGACAG cttcccGGCAGCGGCGGTGGCCACGCTGCGGTCAGGCAAGTTGCAGAGCCTGCTGCTGGAGTCGCTGCGTGTGGACCAGGAGCTCTGGGAGAGCCAGGGTGGCGCCGAGGGCCTGAGACCCCTGCTTCAGACCATCGACAGGCGGGCACGCATCCTGCTGCGGTACATCCAGGAGCACAACCTGACAGTGTTCAGGGACTCGCCCTGCTGA